CAGCGAAATTTAACATTAATGTTTGCGGCTCTAGATATGCATGCAGACACTGTGCGGTCGTTTTGATTGAGTTGTCTGCGAGATGGTGGTGCACTTGAAAAAATGTCATTGAAACCAAATTGAAATTAACATTGAATCATTGCAGAATCTACAAAGCATAACTCGCTCTGTCATTTGTAATTATGCACAATATTTCTCGTTATGTTCACATTCTTTGGTAACCGGAGCTCGGTCATTGATCCGTGGATtttaaataggccatttccgagttcacctcggcctccatttcaaagcgaggctaagttggaactaattaccataacaaaaatttcgcacttagactcgctttgaaagagagactgagcggaactcggaaatggcctattttaaAGATGCGAAATATTTCCAGTCAAGAAAGACAAAAGAGAAATAAcacatgaattaaaaaaaaagttcagtaAACCGTTAATTAATCCGTCTTTATGCATTAATCATAATGTTAAAATTTCCAAAGCAAGTCTCCCTTAGATTCTGTTAATCGATCTTTTATCCAGTCCACAGGTTCGGCTCTGTTGTTTTGCACGCAGTCCAAAAAAttaggggcttggtgactagcTCATTTTCAACCGGCCCTTCTTTTCATCCCGTTCTAACCTCTGGTCAGGGTTTGTTTCCGGTTGTCCCGGATTCAACTCTGCCACGCTTTGTTAATAACCAACTGGTTGCCTCCTGTCAGTTAGGGTTCTTAATCAGTTTCCGTTACTTTCAAATTGTTTCTTTGAGATTATTAAAGTGGAGTACCTGTGAACTAGctacttccactataaataaagcaTTATTTTTTAACCAATAGTCACCAAGCCCCAAATGTTTGACTGCAAAAGAGACCGTGTGTAAGCTAAGTCTTAGGAAGCGGGGTTGTCGCATTGCCGAAAGCATTGGTCTTCAAAGAACAAGATCGAAAGGCAAGGTGGGCACACGTCACACCCTGTGGTTTGGCCACAATACGCATGCGTACGAACGCTATTTGACGTAAATTCCCAGAAAACGGTACCGCTCATCAGTTGAAATTTTCGGATAAAAACATTGAGTTCATAGACCTAAGACAAAGCACTTTGTTCCATTTCATTTCGACGGGAAGGAAAGAACTAGATATCGGTCTTGATATTGGTTTATTTCCGGGTTCATTCACAATTGAGCTATTTGGTCACGCAACGCATGTTTTATCAGTAAATTCCCGGAAAAGGAGAATGCGTTAATCTATAAGTATCAGCTAATACACTCGGAAGGAAACCGATGGTGATCATGAGTATAACATTCGATTATTTAAGCAACTGTTATGTAGCCAACATTGGGATGTTGATCAGTTTACTTCAACCTTTTGTAAAGTGAAGATCCTCTCTGATAGAGGTCACCTTAATTAATCGTTGCAAAAGGAAATCTTAGGTTGATTGGCGATCCCGTGGACATCAGGTGTATCAGCAATGAACAGAGCTCGTTACTGTTGGAGATGTGAGGCACCCTGCAAACAAATGTGTTCACGCTGCGGAGTAGCCTTCTACTGCTCTAGGAAATgtcaaaaacaagacaaatggCGACATGAACCCGACTGTGATGACGCTTTGCTGAAGACGAAATGTTCCAGCTGCGGTATTGAACGAGAAGGAATGATGAAATGTTCCAGCTGCTTGGAAGTTTATTACTGCAACGTAGAATGCCAGAGAAAGCACTGGGCAAGACACAGGTCCTCGTGTGACGAGACCGTGGAGAAAACAATTCAACTAGTTGAACGAATAAAGAGTTTTCTCGACATGAGGAAGAGGAACACTGGACTCCCCGTGACATATTACTGGGGTAACACACCGGCTGTGGATCTAATCAACTTGTCGATGAACGAAGGAGAGGAGTATTCCAGCCCGCTTGCTCTGTTGTTGTCTGGAGTCGGTGATCCTAGAAATGTCTTGTTGACCATTGCATCGTTACCAGATGCTTATAAAGAGCAAGTAACGTTCGTGTTGAACGACATCTGTGCCTGCACCCTGGCCAGAATGGTCTTGTTACTCTATATGCTGTACAAAGGTATGAATAGTGCTCAGCTGTACCGCCGAGCTTTCTGTTGCATTAAAGTAGTCGATGGTAGCTTCTAACTGTTCGTAATTCACTCAGCAGGTTAAGAACTGTAAAAAagaactgtaaaaaaaaataaacaaataaacacaaataaatcaataaaaattaaaataaaaagaaatagaaTGTCTTGACCAAATTACTGACATTCGCCGCAGGTCTATCTTGGCAGCATATTCTAGTGTCAGCttggctattattattactattagtgttattgttattattattattattattattattattattattattattattattattattattattattattattattattgtcataatGTAATACTGGACTAGCAGTTTAATTATGTAAACAGATCCTAATCTACCTCGTTCCCAGTGCTTTTCCCTGGGGGTGAGGCTGAGCCCGTAACAGTTAATTTTTGACTGATTATAGGAGGGGCTGATGTAATACAAGCAGTGATTCGTGTATGGTATTCGCTGTGTATCTCCGAAGAAgacttttctttgctcttgtcaGCGCTTCAAGACCTCGTCACTACCGAACTGGGCACTCTCACTAAAGACGTAATGGAGATTTCTGCTGACCAGTTGAGCAAGCTAAGGGAGGTTTGGGTCACGTGGCTACGTTTGGCAAAGCGAAAGGGACCATGGGTGGAAAAACTAAGGCAAGAAGCGATCTCGCGTGACTTAGGGAGAGAGGGCGGAATAAGAACCTACTTGCACGGCATTCCCAAAGAACATAGAATTTCTGCTCAACGATTTTTCAATACTGGGATCTTTCGGTCGACAGAAAATGCTGAAGAGCTATGCAAGCAAAACCCGACCTTAACGGGCCGTGGATGTAACTGGAGCACCAATACTGCTGAATATCATTACAGCATACCAATGGATGTGCTGCCTTTCACCGGCTGGGATTTCAGTGCCATCAAGAAAAGTTGTCACGTCGATTCTCTCCCACAAATGTACAGCATCTATCTATCTCAAATCATACACAAGGTAGctgaaaaattaaacaaaaatcaGGTCAAGTTCCAGTTCATTCTGGCTGACGTTCAAAATATCGAAACCTTTCTTCCTGTTAGTCTCAAATACGACCGCATCACCACCTCCAACCTGTGGGATTACTGCTCTCTTACTGGTTTACTGACCAAATTGAAAGGCTTCTTAAACGGAACCAATCCTCACGCAGTCATGCTGACCGAGACAGATAACTGGGTTCGAGATTTCATGCCTGAAGTGATACATGATTTGCCGCAACTTTGGGGTATCGATGACCTCATCTATAAAGCTTTGCAAGACACGCAAAATCCAGAACTTGCAAATTCGTCTGGGATGTCAGCTGTTGTAGAGTACTTTAACATAAGCAGTGAATTTCTCATGTTTCTGCGTGCTTCCTTGCTGGTCTCAAGCACCAACAAAGACCTGGCTTccctcaaaagaaaaaagaaaatcccTTACGTGAAATCTCTTGCTGGTTCACTGGGTCTGCGTCTCCGCGACTTCACCAGAAACAAGAACACTGTTTGTCCGTTTAAATGGGCGTTGAACTGTCGTCGTGTTACAATGTTGAGAGGCTATGAGAGAACATTGGAATGGAAGCTCCTCTAGACAAATGAGAACGATTACTATGAAACAGTATGTAACAAAGAAATGCATTCTTTTGTACTTTTCACTTTTGGTAATTTTCATGAGAAGAGGCACTCGTAGCGTGCTTTCAGGCGCTCTTTTTTCCGGAAGCGTGGGGAAGGGCAGTGGGAGAAAACAGAGCGCCCGATGGCAGGTTAGTAGCATTTCGGATATTAGGGTCACTTAAAGCAGATACTCGTTGACGCAGTCGAAGAGTTTCCGAGGCTGAATACCCCGGAGAAATATGAAAACGTAGCTTTATTTCTACGGTTATGCCTACCGTCCACACTTGCCCGTTATATGACCTCATATTATACTTTAAAATTGTACTGAAGGAATTTTCACCGTGTATAAATTAAgttatcaatcaatcaatcaatccatcaattaatcaatcaatcaacatAAATGGCGCTTAAAGAAAGCGCTCTTCTAACTGGATGAGTTTTGCTTTTCAGCGTGGACAGAAAACACTTTCAAAacaatagggaacttaagcaaagacgacgtcgacgacagcgaaaACGTCGTCTGAAAATgcgacttcgcgtttctgcaatcattttcaattattcaaacgcattatgcttgaaaaatgtgttctaactatcctgggattaaattggaaccaaagcttggacataagaagacaaaattgaacatttgtcatcatatgcccACGTGGTCCACACAccagcaaaacaggtcatttcacgtcgtagaaagaacgagaacgtctacaaaatgtcaaaaaatgaaaaatgcacgtgcaaagcgtgcaaaaatactgtttttcattgtcaaatatgcaaatttgtggggtgtttgttgccgtcgtcgtcgtggttgcttaagcacCCTAATGAGCTCACGATAATCATGTGATTTCCCTGACCAAGTTTTCCTCAAGCAAACAACCTCAATGACAGGCGTTGATGTGTTTTCTTATTTCATCGGTGTAGTGTGGACGGAGCTTAAATAGTTAAACTTTAAATTTCCTGTTGCAAgattggaatttaaattttctgCTCTGGTATCTTTTCACGTCTTCTCGTGTTAGTTATGAGATTTTGGTAGGGCTAAAATACAAGTGCTATGTTTAACAAGCTATGTATTGGTGTCGTGATCTAGGTTTGTTATAACGCTTTATTGCGGTTGAATTTTATGGTTCTGTACTCTGCTCTGAGGAGTTTTTCCACAGGTTCTCGGGTTTTCCTGTCTGCGAACCAACTGTTCATTTTAatttgatttagtttgatttgcaGTCTCCTTAAGAAGTAGAGCACTTAAGCTTGGCCTTGAAATTCAAAGCCTAAAgtaaaatgattattattatcaaaagCACTTGGAACCACCTCCAGAAATAATAATCATGGAAAACTTTAATTTCCTCACTCAAGAGTGGGCACACTTGACCCATATTTTATTTGAATATCGTTGATCTTAGGCTTTAAAGTGACCAATATtagcaaagaaaaataaaaattggtgAAAGTGAAAAGGTGCTCAGGAACAAGTTGTCTTAACTTAAATTTTACTCTCTATATACAGGAAACAGATTTTTTTGTCGCTGGGCTAGAAGGTCTATATCAGGTTGTTAACTAATTTtgttacatattatgtgtggatatcagtgtgacaaagccgtgaataaaaatgatacccgtgaagtgatatgatatcatttcactcagtgaaatgatatcatatcacttcacgggtttgaattgtccaatcaaatagattgtaataatttggttgaaccaatcgggttgcacgttatattttagctgcgcctagcgtcaa
The nucleotide sequence above comes from Acropora muricata isolate sample 2 chromosome 12, ASM3666990v1, whole genome shotgun sequence. Encoded proteins:
- the LOC136891856 gene encoding uncharacterized protein, with the protein product MNRARYCWRCEAPCKQMCSRCGVAFYCSRKCQKQDKWRHEPDCDDALLKTKCSSCGIEREGMMKCSSCLEVYYCNVECQRKHWARHRSSCDETVEKTIQLVERIKSFLDMRKRNTGLPVTYYWGNTPAVDLINLSMNEGEEYSSPLALLLSGVGDPRNVLLTIASLPDAYKEQVTFVLNDICACTLARMVLLLYMLYKGGADVIQAVIRVWYSLCISEEDFSLLLSALQDLVTTELGTLTKDVMEISADQLSKLREVWVTWLRLAKRKGPWVEKLRQEAISRDLGREGGIRTYLHGIPKEHRISAQRFFNTGIFRSTENAEELCKQNPTLTGRGCNWSTNTAEYHYSIPMDVLPFTGWDFSAIKKSCHVDSLPQMYSIYLSQIIHKVAEKLNKNQVKFQFILADVQNIETFLPVSLKYDRITTSNLWDYCSLTGLLTKLKGFLNGTNPHAVMLTETDNWVRDFMPEVIHDLPQLWGIDDLIYKALQDTQNPELANSSGMSAVVEYFNISSEFLMFLRASLLVSSTNKDLASLKRKKKIPYVKSLAGSLGLRLRDFTRNKNTVCPFKWALNCRRVTMLRGYERTLEWKLL